The Sylvia atricapilla isolate bSylAtr1 chromosome 13, bSylAtr1.pri, whole genome shotgun sequence genome includes a region encoding these proteins:
- the AFG2B gene encoding ATPase family gene 2 protein homolog B, with the protein MEAAVLKLLPLDPGDEGTQRCRLGPAALSFLGARIGAPLRISVPGGCCVCTAWPRHDLADGYLQADLSCSTAGLRARDLRGLSLSLGRLQPLPHGQLRAATARVVLKSAALKKSTPRAVLQETIRELLKNVYVSPHYVVTVAPSPENPVVYVEILSASPLKEGAGLITPHTSIKIKEVITLEWYRHLSEDTAKTSIAGLDDVEKSLKEMIDLPFRFPKTFKKLGLSVPNGVLLIGPPGVGKTLMVKAVAKELGAYLFGVSGPALHGARPGEGEENLRRVFEKGREMSNEGPTILFFDEIDSLCPKRGSSNNAPEDRIVAQLLTLLDGVGSEGKMVIVAATNRPHALDPALRRPGRFDREVIIGTPTVTQRRSILQLLTSNMPISAEVDLAQLADMTTGYVGADLTALCREAAMQAVSRSSLDSNKTESMINMGDFQEAFKRIQPSSFRSAVGLTECKPVTWEQIGGLEDVKLKLKQSIEWPMKFPEAFARMGLSHPRGILLYGPSGCAKTTLVRAVATSCHCSFLSVSGADLFSPYLGDSEKILSQVFRQARANTPAIIFLDEIDSILGSRAHCRTGHGVSERVLSVLLNELDGVGLKVTERRGGKLKLEAQCQEQSDEERKLEFWETLNKDFMVVAATNRPDMLDDALLRPGRLDKMIYIPPPDLKGRLSILKICTEKIPLDADVSLQDVAVLTDLFSGADIENLCKEAALLALQENGLEATAVKQEHFMKSLKTVKPSLNIKDLEFYEKFSNQELTS; encoded by the exons ATGGAGGCGGCAGTCTTAAAGCTGCTCCCGCTGGACCCGGGAGATGAGGGCACCCAGCGGTGCCGGTTGGGACCTGCCGCGCTCTCCTTCCTGGGAGCCAGGATCGGCGCCCCGCTGAGGATCTCCGTGCCCGGCGGCTGCTGTGTGTGCACGGCGTGGCCCCGGCACGACCTGGCGGACGGGTACCTGCAGGCCGACCTCAGCTGCAGCACCGCGGGGCTCAGGGCGCGGGACCTGCGCGGCCTCTCGCTGAGCCTGGGCCGGCTGCAGCCGCTGCCGCACGGACAGCTGCGAGCGGCGACGGCCAGAGTGGTCCTCAAGAGCGCCGCGCTGAAAAAGTCGACTCCCAGAGCGGTGTTGCAGGAGACAATCAGAGAACTGCTAAAAAATGTGTACGTTTCGCCTCATTACGTTGTTACTGTTGCCCCAAGTCCCGAAAATCCCGTGGTGTATGTTGAAATACTGTCTGCGTCTCCTTTGAAGGAGGGAGCTGGATTGATAACTCCCCATACAAGCATAAAAATTAAAGAGGTGATCACTTTAGAATGGTACAGACATCTATCAGAAGACACTGCAAAAACTTCAATTGCGGGATTGGATGATGTGGAGAAGTCTTTGAAAGAAATGATTGATCTGCCTTTCCGCTTTCCTAAAACCTTCAAGAAGCTGGGTCTTTCTGTCCCTAATGGAGTGCTGTTAATTGGGCCCCCAGGTGTAGGGAAAACTCTAATGGTAAAGGCAGTAGCAAAAGAGCTGGGTGCGTATCTGTTTGGCGTCAGTGGCCCAGCCCTCCATGGGGCAAGACCGGGAGAAGGTGAAGAGAATTTGCGAAGAGTCTTTGAAAAGGGCAGAGAGATGTCAAACGAGGGCCCAACCATTCTCTTTTTTGATGAGATTGATTCTCTGTGCCCAAAGCGAGGAAGTTCAAACAATGCTCCTGAGGATCGTATTGTTGCCCAGCTGCTGACGCTGCTGGATGGTGTAGGCAGTGAGGGCAAGATGGTCATTGTGGCAGCGACAAACAGGCCTCATGCCTTAGACCCTGCACTCAGAAGACCTGGCAGATTTGACAGAGAG GTTATTATTGGCACCCCAACAGTTACCCAGAGAAGATCCATCCTGCAGTTGCTTACATCCAATATGCCCATTTCTGCAGAGGTTGATTTGGCTCAGCTGGCAGATATGACGACTGGGTATGTTGGAGCTGACCTTACAGCACTCTGCAGAGAAGCTGCTATGCAGGCTGTGTCCCGCAGCTCTTTG gattcaaataaaactgaaagcatGATTAACATGGGAGATTTCCAAGaagcttttaaaagaattcaACCATCCTCTTTTCGAAGTGCAGTTGGACTAACAGAGTGCAAACCTGTGACTTGGGAGCAAATTGGTGGCCTTGAAGATGTGAAATTAAAGTTAAAACAG AGTATTGAGTGGCCTATGAAATTTCCTGAGGCATTTGCCAGGATGGGCCTCTCTCATCCCAGGGGAATTCTTCTCTATGGGCCATCCGGGTGTGCCAAAACCACGCTGGTGAGGGCTGTGGCCACGAGTTGTCActgttcctttctctctgtAAGTGGTGCTGACCTGTTCTCACCTTACCTGGGAGATTCAGAGAAGATACTGTCTCAG GTTTTCCGCCAAGCAAGAGCAAATACTCCAGCAATAATATTCCTGGATGAGATTGACTCTATCCTGGGATCTCGGGCACACTGCAGAACTGGCCATGGTGTCTCAGAGAGGgttctttctgttctgctcaATGAATTGGATGGGGTTGGGCTGAAAGTTACAGAAAGAAGAGGAGGCAAGTTAAAGCTTGAGGCTCAGTGCCAAGAACAAAGTGATGAGGAAAGAAAG CTGGAGTTTTGGGAAACTTTGAACAAAGATTTCATGGTAGTTGCTGCAACAAATAGACCAGATATGCTGGATGATGCCTTGCTCCGTCCTGGCAGGCTGGACAAGATGATCTATATTCCACCTCCAGATCTGAAG GGAAGACtttccattttgaaaatctGCACCGAAAAAATTCCATTAGATGCTGATGTGTCATTACAAGATGTTGCAGTCCTAACAGACCTCTTCTCTGGAGCTGATATTGAAAATCTATGCAAGGAG gctgCTTTGTTGGCTTTGCAAGAGAATGGACTCGAAGCAACTGCTGTAAAACAGGAACATTTTATGAAGTCATTGAAGACTGTAAAACCATCTTTAAACATAAAAGACTTggaattttatgaaaaattctCTAATCAAGAATTAACCTCTTGA